The following coding sequences lie in one Sphingomonas sp. M1-B02 genomic window:
- a CDS encoding energy transducer TonB codes for MTYRRSTPFERGRAALGAAALTVMLGYALIAGLALRGGQAPADDLQLFEIGLEPPPPVERIKPHRVRSSKPEGAAAPPNLRAEPTEIVAPPPLVLPPPPPIAAAPIAGVGSAATAGSAEVIGPGTGSGGEGDGRGSGGRGDGSGDGGSETAPRWVRGNLRDSDYPEGAADSGISGTVSVRYTVWTDGRVVDCEVTQSSGSRELDATTCRLIRERFRFRPSRDARGRAVPAVIVENHSWAIQREPADPPPPPRRRRGLFGL; via the coding sequence ATGACCTATCGCCGATCCACGCCGTTCGAACGAGGCCGGGCTGCCCTGGGCGCGGCCGCGCTTACCGTTATGTTGGGCTATGCGCTGATCGCGGGGCTCGCGCTACGCGGCGGGCAGGCACCTGCCGACGACCTACAGCTATTCGAGATCGGCCTGGAGCCGCCCCCGCCGGTTGAGCGGATAAAGCCGCACCGGGTGCGCAGCAGCAAACCCGAAGGCGCCGCAGCGCCGCCCAATCTGCGCGCCGAGCCGACCGAGATTGTCGCGCCACCGCCGCTCGTCCTGCCGCCCCCTCCGCCGATCGCCGCCGCGCCGATCGCGGGAGTGGGCAGCGCCGCGACGGCGGGGAGCGCGGAGGTGATCGGGCCCGGCACGGGCAGCGGCGGCGAGGGCGATGGTCGAGGGAGTGGCGGTCGGGGCGATGGCTCGGGCGACGGTGGTTCGGAGACGGCGCCGCGCTGGGTGCGCGGGAACCTGCGCGATTCGGACTATCCCGAGGGGGCGGCCGACTCGGGGATCAGCGGGACGGTCAGCGTGCGCTACACGGTGTGGACCGACGGGCGAGTCGTCGACTGTGAGGTCACCCAATCGAGCGGCAGCCGCGAACTGGATGCGACGACCTGCCGGCTGATCCGCGAGCGCTTCCGCTTTCGACCGTCGCGCGATGCGCGGGGGCGCGCGGTGCCGGCGGTAATCGTCGAGAATCATAGCTGGGCGATCCAGCGCGAGCCCGCCGATCCGCCGCCGCCGCCCAGGCGCAGGCGGGGGCTTTTCGGTCTTTAG
- a CDS encoding SRPBCC family protein: MRTDRASRLIRAPLARVYAAFVDPAALVRWLPPEGMTGEMLDFDAGPGGSYRMALTYQDEAHAPGKTSDDGDVVEVRYLALVPNVKIIQSAEFEAEDPAFAGTMVMSWTFEAAGDATRVAIACDNVPAGIRKQDHVAGLKSSLANLACFVEANG, encoded by the coding sequence TTGAGGACCGATCGTGCATCGCGGCTGATCCGGGCGCCGCTGGCAAGGGTCTATGCGGCGTTCGTCGATCCCGCGGCGCTGGTGCGCTGGCTGCCGCCGGAGGGGATGACGGGCGAGATGCTCGACTTCGATGCCGGCCCGGGGGGCAGCTATCGGATGGCGCTGACCTATCAGGACGAGGCGCATGCGCCCGGCAAGACCTCGGACGATGGCGACGTGGTGGAGGTGCGCTACCTGGCGCTGGTCCCGAACGTGAAGATCATCCAGTCGGCGGAGTTCGAAGCCGAAGATCCGGCCTTCGCGGGCACGATGGTGATGAGCTGGACGTTCGAAGCCGCCGGCGACGCGACGCGGGTCGCGATCGCCTGCGACAACGTCCCCGCCGGGATCCGCAAGCAGGACCATGTGGCTGGCCTCAAATCCTCGCTCGCCAATCTTGCCTGCTTCGTCGAGGCGAACGGCTGA
- a CDS encoding dihydroorotase, which yields MTNVDLKLSGGRVHLPGGPADVDVGVRDGRIVAIGQVGDAGETVDCTGLDILPGVIDTQVHFREPGLVAKEDLETGSRAAVLGGVTAVFEMPNTKPNTDSAEAIADKLARAKDRMWCDHAFYVGATNHNAASLAELERMPGTAGVKIFMGASTGDLLVSDDANLARVLAAGHRRVAIHAEDEFRMQERLGERITGDPSSHPVWRDDESAILATRRILRLAREARRRIHVLHVTTPAELELLGQNKDIATCEVTPQHLTLAGEEAYPRLGTLAQMNPPIRSGAHRDGLWHWLNQGVPDVIGSDHAPHTLEEKAQEYPASPSGMPGVQTLLPLLLNHVAEGRMTLQRLIELTSAGAQRIFGIVGKGRIVAGYDADFTIVDLKARWTIEQSWLASRCGWSPFTGMAITGKPIGTFVRGRRVMWDGALAEAATGAPIRFESVEYP from the coding sequence ATGACGAACGTGGATTTGAAGCTCAGCGGCGGACGCGTGCATCTGCCCGGTGGCCCGGCCGACGTCGATGTGGGCGTCCGGGACGGGCGGATCGTCGCGATCGGCCAGGTCGGCGATGCGGGCGAGACGGTGGACTGCACCGGGCTCGACATCCTGCCGGGCGTCATCGACACGCAGGTCCATTTCCGCGAGCCCGGACTCGTGGCGAAAGAGGACCTCGAGACCGGCAGCCGGGCGGCGGTGCTGGGCGGGGTGACCGCGGTGTTCGAAATGCCCAACACCAAGCCCAATACCGACAGCGCCGAGGCGATCGCCGACAAGCTCGCGCGCGCCAAGGATCGCATGTGGTGCGACCATGCCTTCTATGTCGGCGCGACCAACCATAATGCCGCGAGCCTGGCCGAGCTCGAGCGGATGCCGGGGACCGCGGGGGTCAAAATCTTCATGGGCGCCTCGACCGGCGACCTGCTGGTCTCCGACGACGCCAATCTGGCGCGAGTGCTCGCCGCGGGGCATCGCCGCGTGGCGATCCATGCCGAGGACGAGTTCCGGATGCAGGAGCGGCTGGGGGAACGGATCACGGGCGACCCCTCGTCGCATCCGGTGTGGCGCGACGACGAAAGCGCGATCCTGGCGACGCGGCGCATCCTGCGGCTGGCGCGCGAGGCCCGGCGGCGGATCCACGTGCTGCATGTGACGACACCGGCCGAGCTCGAGCTGCTGGGGCAGAACAAGGACATCGCGACCTGCGAAGTGACGCCGCAGCATCTGACGCTGGCGGGCGAAGAGGCCTATCCGCGGCTCGGCACGCTCGCGCAGATGAACCCGCCGATCCGTTCGGGCGCGCATCGCGACGGGCTTTGGCACTGGCTGAACCAGGGCGTACCCGACGTGATCGGATCGGACCATGCCCCGCACACGCTGGAAGAGAAAGCGCAGGAATATCCGGCGAGCCCGAGCGGGATGCCCGGCGTGCAGACGCTGCTGCCGCTGCTGCTCAATCATGTGGCGGAAGGGCGGATGACGCTGCAGCGGCTGATCGAGCTGACCAGCGCCGGGGCGCAGCGCATCTTCGGGATTGTCGGCAAGGGACGGATCGTGGCGGGCTATGACGCCGATTTCACAATCGTCGACCTGAAGGCGCGCTGGACGATCGAGCAGAGCTGGCTCGCCTCGCGCTGCGGCTGGTCGCCCTTCACCGGCATGGCGATTACCGGCAAGCCGATCGGCACCTTCGTGCGCGGCCGCCGGGTGATGTGGGACGGCGCGCTTGCCGAGGCGGCGACGGGCGCGCCGATCCGCTTCGAGAGCGTCGAATACCCTTGA
- the ygfZ gene encoding CAF17-like 4Fe-4S cluster assembly/insertion protein YgfZ, producing the protein MPETTPSEAATRLPDRALLRISGEDVRGFLQGLVTQDLASVTPETPQYAGLLTPQGKALFDFILWADGEAILIDCETGQRDALARRLSIYRLRRPVAIEPIDGGVHWSTGGTRGVPDPRLAALGRRWLGPAEGAPATGWLKHRLSLGVTEGAAELGQDKTLWLESNAAELNGVSFTKGCYVGQENTARMHYRAKVNRRLMVAPLGEPGERTRAVYPELDLMVELRRVEALADALVPDWLGRALATGGVDPAA; encoded by the coding sequence ATGCCCGAGACCACCCCAAGCGAAGCCGCCACCCGCCTCCCCGACCGGGCGTTGCTGCGCATCTCGGGCGAGGATGTCCGCGGCTTCCTCCAGGGACTGGTGACGCAGGATCTCGCGTCGGTGACCCCCGAGACCCCGCAATATGCCGGGCTGCTGACTCCGCAGGGCAAGGCGCTGTTCGACTTCATCTTATGGGCGGATGGGGAAGCAATCCTGATCGATTGCGAGACCGGGCAGCGCGATGCGCTCGCCCGCCGCCTGTCGATCTACCGCCTGCGCCGCCCGGTCGCGATCGAGCCGATCGACGGCGGCGTCCACTGGTCTACCGGCGGCACGCGCGGCGTCCCCGACCCCCGCCTCGCGGCGCTAGGCCGGCGCTGGCTCGGTCCAGCGGAAGGCGCGCCGGCAACCGGCTGGCTCAAGCACCGCTTGTCGCTCGGCGTCACCGAAGGCGCGGCCGAGCTGGGCCAGGACAAGACTCTCTGGCTCGAATCCAACGCCGCCGAGCTGAACGGCGTCAGCTTCACCAAGGGCTGCTATGTCGGCCAGGAAAACACCGCCCGCATGCACTACCGCGCCAAGGTCAACCGCCGACTGATGGTCGCGCCGCTGGGCGAGCCCGGTGAACGGACTCGCGCGGTCTATCCCGAGCTGGACCTGATGGTCGAGCTGCGCCGGGTGGAGGCGCTGGCAGATGCGCTGGTGCCGGACTGGTTGGGGCGCGCGCTGGCGACCGGCGGCGTTGACCCGGCCGCCTGA
- a CDS encoding OmpA family protein, translating to MRKLAFTLALATTALSTPALARDDAWYVGVEGGAMLVEDIDWDVSGVKDTVSVDHRAGYDVAGTVGYDLGPVRLEAEVGYRSANVTGVRSGVPLPIVNAAGANVAAVPRAYDYAGGTSSALSFMVNALWDFGDDDGVQGFVGPGLGVARVKTRLGLNTRSDFIDDSDTVVAWQAIAGVRAPINDNIDVSLKYRFFNAPGVELVDAAGRPWYGRYRSHSIMGGLVFNFGAPEPAPLPPEPAPAPAYTPPPEPAPVPQAVQCTPGPYIVFFDWDKSDITPEAASILDNAISNYQNCGNAQVMLAGHADRSGSASYNVGLSQRRADAVKAYLTRTIPETVISTEAFGESRPRVETADGVRELQNRRVEVMYGPGSGN from the coding sequence ATGCGGAAGCTTGCCTTTACACTGGCACTTGCGACGACCGCGCTGAGCACGCCCGCCCTCGCCCGCGACGATGCGTGGTATGTGGGTGTCGAAGGCGGCGCGATGCTGGTCGAAGATATCGATTGGGACGTTTCGGGTGTCAAGGACACCGTGAGCGTCGATCATCGCGCCGGCTATGACGTTGCCGGCACTGTGGGTTATGACCTGGGCCCCGTCCGCCTCGAAGCCGAAGTCGGCTATCGTTCGGCGAACGTGACCGGAGTTCGTTCGGGGGTTCCGCTCCCGATCGTAAACGCGGCTGGCGCCAACGTCGCGGCCGTTCCTCGTGCGTATGACTATGCAGGCGGCACCAGCTCGGCGCTCAGCTTCATGGTCAATGCGCTCTGGGACTTCGGTGACGATGACGGCGTTCAGGGCTTCGTTGGCCCCGGCCTCGGTGTTGCTCGCGTCAAGACCCGCCTGGGTCTGAACACGCGCAGCGACTTCATCGACGATTCGGATACGGTCGTTGCATGGCAGGCGATTGCGGGCGTTCGCGCTCCGATCAACGACAATATCGACGTGTCGCTGAAGTATCGCTTCTTCAACGCACCCGGCGTTGAGCTGGTCGATGCAGCCGGTCGTCCCTGGTACGGCCGTTATCGGTCGCACAGCATCATGGGTGGCCTGGTGTTCAACTTCGGCGCGCCGGAGCCCGCTCCGCTTCCGCCCGAGCCCGCCCCTGCCCCGGCTTACACGCCGCCGCCGGAGCCGGCACCCGTGCCCCAGGCCGTGCAGTGCACTCCCGGACCGTATATCGTGTTCTTCGACTGGGATAAGTCGGACATCACGCCGGAAGCAGCAAGCATCCTCGACAATGCGATCAGCAACTACCAGAACTGCGGTAACGCGCAGGTCATGCTGGCAGGTCACGCCGATCGCTCGGGTTCGGCAAGCTACAACGTCGGTCTGTCGCAGCGCCGCGCAGATGCCGTTAAGGCATATCTGACGCGCACGATCCCCGAGACGGTTATCTCGACCGAAGCGTTCGGCGAAAGCCGCCCGCGCGTCGAGACCGCCGACGGTGTTCGCGAGCTGCAGAACCGCCGCGTGGAAGTCATGTACGGTCCCGGTTCGGGCAACTAA
- a CDS encoding lyase, which produces MSDNKEGYRPPSAFLRDLIRRELPLSGGPTEDWRAAKLISLTRDADAANRDWALCLLQQSSLDTPEVRAALVAGMDDPHHEASLEALIGVAVRDRVTALPRVAALLEGEWISSMVLEAAAIVADASLMPALEAIVAELGADRDDAFDATLREALECCSSGVPPEWRMLG; this is translated from the coding sequence ATGAGCGACAATAAGGAAGGCTATCGACCCCCGTCTGCGTTCTTGCGCGACTTGATCCGTCGCGAACTGCCGCTGTCGGGCGGGCCAACGGAGGATTGGCGGGCGGCGAAGCTGATCTCCCTGACGCGAGATGCCGACGCGGCCAATCGCGACTGGGCATTGTGCCTGTTGCAGCAGTCGAGCCTCGACACGCCGGAGGTGCGCGCCGCGCTCGTGGCAGGCATGGACGATCCACATCATGAGGCGAGTTTAGAAGCGCTGATTGGCGTGGCAGTGCGCGACCGGGTGACGGCACTGCCGCGGGTCGCGGCGCTGCTCGAGGGTGAATGGATCTCCTCGATGGTGCTGGAGGCTGCGGCTATCGTGGCCGATGCCTCGCTAATGCCGGCGCTGGAAGCGATCGTCGCCGAGCTCGGTGCAGACCGGGATGACGCGTTCGACGCGACATTGCGGGAGGCGTTGGAGTGCTGTTCGAGCGGTGTGCCGCCGGAGTGGCGCATGCTCGGCTAG
- a CDS encoding HK97 family phage prohead protease: MSVRFAGYAAVFDAPDRGGDVVRRGAFRLSGTVPLLWQHRGEPVGAIEGLEEDSRGLRVIGRVEAPALAALVAKGAVNGLSFGYRVRQATRGRLREISELQLLEVSLVASPMQPLARVHAVACDLPKEIATMRDERQ, from the coding sequence GTGAGCGTGCGGTTCGCGGGATATGCGGCGGTGTTCGATGCTCCGGATCGCGGGGGCGACGTGGTGCGGCGGGGGGCGTTCCGGCTGTCTGGGACGGTGCCGTTGCTTTGGCAGCATCGCGGGGAGCCGGTGGGGGCGATCGAGGGGCTCGAGGAGGATAGCCGCGGTCTGCGGGTGATCGGGCGCGTCGAGGCGCCGGCGCTGGCCGCGCTGGTCGCGAAGGGCGCGGTGAACGGGCTGTCATTCGGCTACCGCGTTCGCCAGGCGACGCGCGGGCGGCTGCGCGAGATATCCGAGCTGCAGCTGCTGGAGGTGAGCCTGGTGGCGAGCCCGATGCAGCCGCTGGCGCGGGTGCATGCGGTGGCTTGCGATTTGCCAAAGGAAATTGCGACAATGCGGGATGAGCGACAATAA
- a CDS encoding DUF6127 family protein, with amino-acid sequence MSETGVLAQLMRQAKEDGADLATLRAIAEEAGELGAERALARLGLADLGAAKDMAELRELLGSWRDAKKSAFKAAFAWVGRMGAALLLVGLAVKLGFPGWLK; translated from the coding sequence ATGAGCGAGACGGGTGTGCTGGCGCAGCTTATGCGCCAGGCGAAGGAGGACGGCGCCGATCTGGCGACGCTGCGCGCGATCGCCGAGGAAGCCGGCGAGCTGGGCGCGGAGCGGGCGCTGGCGCGGCTGGGGCTCGCCGATCTGGGCGCGGCGAAGGACATGGCCGAGCTGCGCGAACTGCTGGGATCGTGGCGCGATGCCAAGAAGTCTGCGTTCAAGGCGGCCTTCGCCTGGGTCGGGCGGATGGGCGCGGCGCTGCTGCTGGTCGGGCTGGCGGTGAAGCTGGGGTTTCCGGGCTGGCTGAAGTGA
- a CDS encoding phage portal protein, whose amino-acid sequence MKWFGRKAGREGARPPLARGGMTAAFGEWPRSYEAQVREGYCHNPVVQRAVKLVSEGIGGMPLLASDPALVALAQARSGGQVLIESVAAHLLLHGNAYLQILADGEGRVAELFALRPERVTVEADAGGWPLAYRYRVGEHVSRLVAEDPSGRPAVVHIKAFSPVDDHYGLGCLGAAAGAVAIHNAATRWNKALLDNAARPSGALVYDGGDGAVLSPDQYERLKREMEAGFAGASNAGRPMLLEGGLKWQAMSLSPADMDFVGLKAAAAREIALAFGVPPMLLGLPGDNAYANYREANRALWRLAILPVADTILSGLGQALGGWFADAWLRPDLNRVTALAEDRERLWRQVSAAGFLTDAERRELLGL is encoded by the coding sequence ATGAAATGGTTCGGACGCAAGGCCGGGCGTGAGGGCGCTCGGCCGCCTTTGGCGCGTGGGGGAATGACCGCGGCGTTCGGCGAATGGCCGCGCAGCTATGAGGCGCAGGTGCGCGAGGGCTATTGTCACAATCCCGTGGTGCAGCGCGCGGTGAAGCTGGTGAGCGAGGGCATCGGCGGGATGCCATTGCTCGCGAGCGATCCGGCGCTGGTGGCGCTGGCGCAGGCGCGATCGGGCGGGCAGGTTTTGATCGAGAGCGTCGCGGCGCATTTGTTGCTGCACGGCAATGCCTATCTCCAGATCCTGGCCGACGGCGAGGGGCGGGTGGCCGAACTGTTCGCGCTGCGGCCCGAGCGGGTGACGGTGGAGGCCGATGCGGGGGGCTGGCCGCTGGCCTATCGCTACCGGGTTGGCGAGCATGTCAGCCGGCTGGTCGCGGAGGATCCGAGCGGGCGGCCGGCGGTGGTGCATATCAAGGCCTTTTCGCCGGTCGACGACCATTATGGGCTCGGTTGTTTGGGCGCGGCGGCGGGCGCGGTGGCGATCCACAATGCCGCGACGCGCTGGAACAAGGCGTTGCTCGACAACGCCGCGCGGCCCTCGGGGGCGTTGGTCTATGACGGCGGCGACGGCGCGGTGCTGTCGCCCGACCAATATGAGCGGCTCAAGCGCGAGATGGAGGCGGGGTTTGCCGGGGCGAGCAATGCCGGCCGGCCGATGCTGCTCGAGGGCGGGCTCAAATGGCAGGCGATGAGCCTGAGCCCCGCGGACATGGATTTCGTCGGGCTCAAGGCCGCGGCGGCGCGCGAGATCGCGCTGGCCTTCGGGGTGCCGCCGATGCTGCTCGGGCTGCCGGGGGACAATGCCTATGCCAATTATCGCGAGGCCAACCGCGCCTTGTGGCGGCTGGCAATTTTGCCGGTGGCCGACACGATCTTGAGCGGGCTGGGGCAGGCGCTGGGCGGCTGGTTCGCCGATGCCTGGCTGCGGCCGGACCTGAATCGAGTGACCGCGCTGGCGGAGGACCGCGAACGGCTGTGGCGGCAGGTGAGCGCGGCAGGTTTCCTGACCGACGCGGAGCGAAGGGAGCTATTGGGGCTATGA
- a CDS encoding spermidine synthase, whose amino-acid sequence MIPRILIDETEVPGGEPLRLFRRGDDHMIVLERNELMNSRMSGSEEALAEMTLERLGRRDAHLLIGGYGMGFTLRAALAMLGKNARVTVSELVPKIIEWARGPMVALTGDCLDDKRVHVVFDDVGAMIRDARGTYDAILLDVDNGPEGLTRRGNDGLYSDRGLAAARAALKPGGILAVWSAAPDAKFKQRMRDADFLVDEVAVRARSNGKGPRHVIWFGQKR is encoded by the coding sequence ATGATACCACGCATCCTGATCGACGAGACCGAGGTTCCCGGCGGCGAGCCGCTGCGGCTGTTCCGGCGCGGCGACGACCACATGATCGTACTCGAGCGCAACGAGCTGATGAACAGCCGGATGAGCGGTTCGGAGGAGGCGCTGGCCGAGATGACGCTCGAGCGGCTGGGGCGGCGCGACGCGCATCTGCTGATCGGCGGATATGGGATGGGCTTCACGCTGCGCGCGGCGCTGGCGATGCTCGGCAAGAATGCGCGGGTGACGGTGAGCGAGCTGGTGCCCAAGATCATCGAATGGGCGCGCGGGCCGATGGTGGCCCTGACCGGCGACTGTCTGGACGACAAGCGCGTCCATGTGGTGTTCGACGATGTCGGGGCGATGATCCGCGATGCGCGGGGGACCTATGACGCGATCCTGCTGGATGTCGACAATGGCCCGGAAGGGCTGACGCGGCGAGGGAATGACGGGCTCTATTCGGACCGGGGACTGGCGGCGGCGCGGGCGGCGCTGAAGCCGGGGGGGATATTGGCGGTATGGTCGGCGGCGCCCGACGCGAAGTTCAAGCAGCGGATGCGCGATGCGGATTTCCTGGTGGATGAGGTTGCGGTGCGGGCTCGGTCCAACGGCAAGGGGCCGCGGCATGTGATCTGGTTCGGCCAGAAGCGATAG
- a CDS encoding DNA-packaging protein, with protein sequence MATEADARETQARQDRAILRALVALPRAEQIRAIATLKDPQSRELQERWPMWAHEGQIEPGGDPLVWLILAGRGFGKTRAGSEWLSEMARRTPEGLFALVGATAEDVRRVMVEGPSGLLNVARTGEALVWHREKGELRFSSGALAYVYSSEAAEALRGPEHHAAWCDELGKWRPRTGDVAWNNMMLGLRRGRFPRVLVTTTPSGTPLMRRVKAMAVAANTMMHGRTADNPHLPESFLEAMLALYAGTRLGRQELDGELLEDVEGALWSRATIERGRVRAHPALVRVVIGVDPPASAEGDACGIVAVGLGTDKKAYVIEDASLRGATPEGWARAVAACAARHKADRVVVEVNQGGDMVRSVLKAADLGLPVTSVHATRSKSARAEPVSLLYERGEVRHVGGFAELEDELCGMQSGGGYEGPGRSPDRADALVWALHELMLGKRGVARVRIV encoded by the coding sequence ATGGCGACTGAGGCTGATGCGCGCGAGACCCAGGCGCGCCAGGACCGGGCGATCCTGCGCGCGCTCGTCGCCTTGCCCCGCGCGGAGCAGATACGCGCGATCGCGACGCTGAAGGATCCGCAGAGCCGCGAACTGCAGGAGCGCTGGCCGATGTGGGCGCATGAAGGCCAGATCGAGCCGGGGGGCGATCCGCTGGTCTGGCTGATCCTCGCGGGGCGCGGCTTCGGCAAGACGCGGGCAGGATCGGAGTGGCTGAGCGAGATGGCGCGGCGGACTCCCGAGGGGCTGTTCGCGCTGGTGGGCGCGACTGCCGAGGATGTCCGGCGGGTGATGGTGGAGGGGCCGAGCGGGCTGCTGAACGTCGCGCGGACCGGGGAGGCGCTGGTCTGGCATCGCGAGAAAGGCGAGCTGCGGTTCTCGTCGGGGGCACTGGCCTATGTCTATTCGTCCGAAGCGGCCGAGGCGCTGCGCGGCCCCGAGCATCATGCCGCCTGGTGCGACGAGCTGGGCAAGTGGCGGCCGCGCACGGGCGATGTGGCGTGGAACAACATGATGCTGGGGCTGCGGCGAGGGCGCTTTCCGCGCGTGCTGGTGACGACGACGCCGAGCGGGACTCCGCTGATGCGGCGGGTGAAGGCGATGGCGGTCGCTGCGAATACGATGATGCACGGGCGCACCGCGGACAATCCGCATTTGCCCGAGAGCTTCCTCGAGGCGATGCTGGCGCTTTATGCCGGCACGCGGCTGGGGCGGCAGGAGCTGGATGGCGAGTTGCTCGAGGATGTCGAGGGCGCGCTGTGGAGCCGGGCGACGATCGAGCGCGGGCGAGTGCGCGCGCATCCCGCGCTGGTGCGGGTGGTGATCGGCGTCGATCCGCCGGCGAGTGCCGAGGGCGATGCCTGCGGGATCGTCGCGGTGGGGCTGGGGACGGACAAGAAGGCCTATGTGATCGAGGATGCGAGCCTGCGCGGCGCGACGCCCGAGGGCTGGGCGCGCGCCGTGGCGGCATGCGCGGCGCGGCACAAGGCCGACCGGGTTGTGGTCGAGGTCAACCAGGGCGGCGACATGGTGCGCAGCGTGCTGAAGGCGGCGGATCTGGGGCTGCCGGTGACGTCGGTGCATGCGACGCGGAGCAAGAGCGCACGGGCCGAGCCGGTGTCCTTGCTCTATGAGCGGGGGGAGGTGCGCCATGTCGGGGGCTTTGCCGAACTGGAGGACGAGCTTTGCGGGATGCAGTCGGGCGGGGGCTATGAGGGGCCGGGGCGCTCGCCGGATCGGGCCGATGCTTTGGTATGGGCGCTGCACGAATTGATGCTGGGCAAGCGGGGTGTGGCGCGGGTCCGGATTGTGTAG
- a CDS encoding DUF3800 domain-containing protein: MWFAYIDESKDNGKFYIYTALIIKGDGWADTFAKVKDFRRLLRDEHGIYMAQELHAWKFVAGKGQIADHPILKPERAEIFRKVLRFIAGSNRFNVMSSCNVNEQYAFERLMNRINRTAQAKKQNVLLFFDQGEEAEMTRRIRRMRVHNPIPSRFGSWLGTDKATKSIPLSNCVEDPIFKDSKASYFIQLADFCAYALLRMERPLASKTALGYDTMYEELKPCSRRVTNASDPRGMGIIR, translated from the coding sequence ATGTGGTTCGCCTACATTGATGAGTCGAAAGACAATGGGAAATTCTACATATACACCGCCCTCATCATAAAGGGCGATGGGTGGGCCGACACCTTTGCCAAGGTGAAGGATTTTCGCCGCCTTCTCCGTGATGAGCACGGTATCTATATGGCCCAAGAGCTTCACGCTTGGAAGTTTGTGGCTGGCAAAGGTCAGATTGCTGACCATCCTATTCTGAAGCCTGAAAGGGCTGAGATTTTTCGCAAGGTTCTACGCTTCATAGCAGGCAGCAACCGATTCAATGTCATGAGTAGCTGCAACGTCAACGAGCAGTACGCCTTCGAGCGTCTCATGAATCGCATAAACCGCACAGCGCAGGCCAAGAAGCAAAACGTGCTGCTGTTTTTCGATCAAGGTGAAGAGGCGGAAATGACGCGACGCATCAGACGAATGCGCGTGCACAACCCGATCCCAAGCCGCTTTGGAAGCTGGCTAGGCACCGATAAGGCCACGAAAAGCATTCCTTTATCGAACTGCGTCGAAGATCCAATATTCAAAGACTCGAAGGCTTCGTATTTTATCCAGTTAGCCGACTTCTGCGCCTATGCTCTTCTCAGGATGGAGCGGCCCCTAGCGAGCAAAACGGCGCTCGGGTATGATACAATGTATGAAGAGTTGAAGCCGTGTAGCCGTCGCGTCACTAATGCTTCTGATCCGCGAGGGATGGGCATCATTAGATAA